The following proteins are encoded in a genomic region of Bacteroidales bacterium:
- a CDS encoding O-antigen ligase family protein, producing MEAKKIILWLYYVALGMMLIALSFSNFFMSVAQFGLAGVFILDGIRKQEVDDYFRKHKILVSISLLIPVGLTWIFKALGRKFKEFFHRENSPAWVFSSIFLFHLIGLFFTTDFNYAFRDLRIKLPILLMPLILSTTCLLDRKSFRFLMYLFTAGVFTGTLISTYYFMTNEITDSRTISIYIHHIRFSLLIDMAIFILAYLVLKKSDIPRWPKAVMAVVALWLLAFLFISAFMTGLLIFFITLAILTFYMALNKQGLILKITTIAGVLIIFLLAWLYTRNIGREVNHVDPVDFKSLEKVTKLGNPYWHDLSNTQFENGGYVWLYVATDELRQAWNLRSRYDFDGKDKASQEIKYTLIRFLTSKGYRKDAEGVSKLTDQEVAMVEDGIASIVYVEKSTLYVRIYKIFWEYQQYWATHNPSGHSVMQRFEFWNTSRAIIKENWLTGVGTGDLGTAFQEEYKKTGSLLDKEYRWRSHNQFLAIFATFGIFGLAWFIFSLIYPAARLGKFHDYYYLSFFIIIILSMLTEDTLESQAGVTPIAFFTSFYLFAKKFIDIV from the coding sequence ATGGAAGCTAAAAAGATCATCCTCTGGCTCTACTATGTGGCACTTGGCATGATGTTAATAGCACTTTCCTTTTCCAATTTTTTCATGAGTGTTGCTCAATTCGGCCTTGCCGGGGTTTTTATCCTCGATGGGATCAGGAAACAAGAGGTTGATGATTACTTCAGAAAACATAAAATCCTTGTGAGCATTTCCCTGTTGATCCCGGTGGGGTTAACCTGGATATTCAAAGCGCTGGGCCGTAAATTCAAGGAGTTCTTCCATCGTGAAAATTCTCCGGCCTGGGTATTTTCCTCCATTTTCCTTTTCCACCTGATCGGACTGTTTTTCACAACTGATTTCAATTATGCCTTTCGTGACCTTCGTATTAAGCTGCCCATCTTGCTGATGCCCTTAATCCTGTCGACGACATGCCTGCTTGATCGCAAGAGTTTCAGGTTTCTCATGTATCTTTTTACAGCAGGCGTTTTTACCGGAACACTGATCAGCACTTATTATTTCATGACCAATGAAATAACTGACAGCAGGACTATTTCCATATATATCCACCATATCCGTTTCAGTTTATTAATCGATATGGCAATTTTTATCCTGGCTTACCTGGTTCTCAAAAAAAGCGATATTCCCAGATGGCCCAAGGCGGTCATGGCCGTAGTAGCCCTTTGGCTGCTGGCATTTCTTTTTATTTCAGCTTTTATGACAGGCTTGTTGATTTTCTTTATAACCCTGGCCATACTGACTTTTTACATGGCCCTGAACAAACAGGGACTAATCCTGAAAATCACAACTATTGCCGGTGTCCTGATCATTTTCCTCCTTGCCTGGCTTTATACCCGTAATATCGGGCGGGAGGTGAACCATGTTGATCCTGTGGATTTCAAATCGCTTGAGAAGGTGACCAAATTGGGAAATCCTTATTGGCATGACCTGTCAAATACCCAGTTTGAAAACGGTGGTTATGTCTGGCTTTATGTTGCCACTGATGAACTGCGGCAGGCCTGGAACCTCCGGAGCAGGTATGATTTCGATGGAAAAGATAAAGCCAGCCAGGAAATCAAATATACACTCATCCGCTTTCTCACTTCCAAAGGCTACCGCAAAGACGCTGAAGGGGTCAGCAAACTGACTGATCAGGAGGTTGCCATGGTCGAAGACGGGATCGCCAGTATTGTTTATGTTGAAAAATCTACTCTTTATGTCAGGATCTATAAAATCTTCTGGGAATATCAGCAATACTGGGCCACTCACAATCCTAGCGGCCATTCGGTAATGCAGCGCTTTGAATTCTGGAATACTTCACGGGCCATTATTAAAGAAAACTGGCTCACCGGTGTGGGAACCGGCGACCTGGGAACTGCATTCCAGGAAGAATATAAAAAGACGGGCAGCCTGCTGGATAAAGAATACCGCTGGCGTTCACATAACCAGTTCCTGGCGATCTTTGCCACTTTTGGCATTTTCGGCCTGGCCTGGTTTATTTTCAGCCTGATCTATCCGGCAGCCAGGCTGGGAAAATTTCATGATTACTACTACCTGTCATTTTTCATCATCATAATACTTTCGATGTTGACCGAAGACACGCTGGAATCCCAGGCAGGTGTGACTCCTATCGCTTTTTTCACCTCTTTTTATCTTTTTGCTAAAAAATTCATTGATATCGTTTGA
- a CDS encoding diacylglycerol kinase family lipid kinase, with product MKQEESFKNQWLVIVNPNAGKRKGEKDWPEISALLTEAGFIFTHEFTTHRDHAIALTENYVRKGFRKIIAVGGDGTLNEVMNGIFRQDEINTTDVIVGMIMVGTGNDWGRMYNLKEKYTKAVEILKKQHLFIQDTGMVKYYDGPHEITRYFVNIAGLGYDALVTKMTNRTKEKGGGGMMSYLVNLLKGLFSYHHAYLEIEVDGESVYKGKVFSMSVGICKYNGGGMMQLPFAIPDDGLFDMTIFKNVSKMTVIKHIKKLYCGTFTNLPFVQTHRGKTVSIFSSTGDPSHLETDGESLGHSPFSFQIIPKSIRIITGKNWKVDSPEITASMRSPENPPEDV from the coding sequence ATGAAACAGGAAGAATCTTTTAAAAATCAATGGTTGGTGATTGTCAACCCTAACGCCGGTAAAAGGAAAGGGGAAAAAGACTGGCCGGAGATATCCGCACTGCTTACTGAAGCAGGATTCATATTTACACACGAGTTCACCACACACCGGGATCATGCCATAGCCCTCACCGAAAATTACGTCCGGAAAGGCTTCAGAAAAATCATCGCCGTGGGTGGCGATGGTACCCTGAATGAGGTAATGAACGGAATTTTCCGCCAGGATGAAATTAATACGACTGATGTCATAGTAGGCATGATTATGGTCGGTACAGGTAATGACTGGGGCAGGATGTATAATTTAAAGGAGAAGTATACGAAAGCCGTAGAAATCCTGAAAAAACAGCACCTGTTCATCCAGGATACCGGAATGGTAAAGTATTATGATGGCCCGCATGAAATTACGCGGTATTTTGTAAATATCGCCGGCCTGGGATATGACGCGCTGGTCACAAAGATGACTAACAGGACGAAAGAGAAAGGCGGGGGCGGCATGATGTCATACCTGGTGAACCTGCTCAAAGGTCTTTTCAGTTATCATCATGCTTATCTCGAAATCGAGGTGGATGGTGAAAGCGTTTATAAAGGCAAAGTTTTCAGCATGAGTGTGGGGATCTGCAAATATAACGGCGGGGGAATGATGCAACTGCCGTTCGCTATTCCTGACGACGGACTGTTCGATATGACCATCTTCAAAAACGTCAGTAAAATGACCGTTATAAAGCATATAAAAAAATTATACTGCGGGACTTTCACCAATCTGCCTTTTGTCCAGACCCATCGGGGAAAAACCGTTTCCATTTTTTCTTCCACGGGCGATCCGTCGCACCTGGAAACCGATGGCGAATCTCTCGGTCACTCTCCTTTTTCTTTTCAGATTATCCCGAAAAGCATCAGAATTATCACCGGTAAAAATTGGAAAGTTGACAGTCCGGAAATAACTGCAAGCATGAGATCGCCGGAAAATCCGCCTGAGGATGTCTAA
- the recO gene encoding DNA repair protein RecO has product MYLLTRGIVFRQTKYSDSSLVVRILTEEMGLRTYIIKGARGPKAKIKASLFQPLTLLELVVSQKEKTDLQHIREARVAYQYHTIFSDIRKSSILLFLNELLYKSIREEAVNPELFHFIFDHLILLDETAENPASFHLLFAIHLTRNLGFFPHGRYLNENTVFDLVEGQFVQAEALPAENFITGLNCAWFSKLLATSPEKFYSITVPSAIRGELLEKILRYYHHHLPLTGEFKSHIVLHDVLQK; this is encoded by the coding sequence ATGTACCTCTTAACACGCGGAATTGTTTTCCGTCAGACAAAATACTCAGATTCAAGCCTGGTTGTCAGGATCCTGACCGAAGAAATGGGCCTTCGTACCTATATCATCAAAGGAGCACGCGGGCCAAAAGCAAAGATCAAAGCAAGCCTCTTTCAGCCACTCACTCTGCTGGAGCTGGTCGTCAGCCAGAAAGAAAAGACCGATCTTCAACATATCCGCGAAGCTCGTGTGGCCTATCAATACCACACCATTTTTTCAGATATCCGCAAATCTTCCATCCTCCTCTTTCTGAATGAATTATTATATAAATCAATCCGGGAGGAAGCGGTAAATCCTGAGTTATTCCATTTCATTTTCGATCATTTGATCCTGCTTGACGAGACAGCGGAAAACCCTGCCAGCTTTCATCTTTTATTTGCCATCCATCTGACCCGAAACCTTGGCTTTTTTCCCCATGGCAGGTATTTGAATGAAAATACAGTTTTCGATTTAGTGGAAGGACAATTTGTACAGGCTGAAGCTTTACCCGCTGAAAACTTCATAACCGGATTAAACTGTGCCTGGTTCAGCAAATTACTGGCAACTTCGCCGGAGAAGTTTTATTCCATTACCGTTCCCTCTGCAATCCGCGGCGAACTGCTCGAAAAAATTCTCCGTTATTATCATCATCATCTGCCACTGACAGGGGAATTCAAATCGCATATCGTTCTGCATGACGTATTGCAGAAATAA